One window from the genome of Magnolia sinica isolate HGM2019 chromosome 4, MsV1, whole genome shotgun sequence encodes:
- the LOC131243785 gene encoding L-type lectin-domain containing receptor kinase IV.1-like — translation MASYLILFQSLLLFLFMKFPYSAEQTVNFTYNGFGGANISLAGSAFIHPNGLLQLTNTSTTVQIGRAFHPSPLNFRNSTSGDVFSFTTSFISAIVPGEPNLSGHGIAFVISPSMDFPGSIGGQYMGLFNISNIGNPSNHVFLVELDTIKSPEFEGVDNNHVGIGLNSLKSNTSATAVYYDNEEGKNKSLTIFNGEPIQVWVDYDGVEKKLNVTVSPPDVPKPNRPLLSSRIDLSPIFTKSMFVGFSSATGIITGSHYILGWSFKMNGQSQPLNISILPLVPRRRESAGNQVWKIGLSLAVSVLVLVSAVGTVYIVRRKKYVEIREDWEKEYGPHRFSYKDLSIATKGFSDKELLGAGGFGRVYKGVLPASGVHVAVKVKRVSLDLNQGIKEFVSEIVSIGRLRHRNLVQLLGYCRRKGELMLVYDFLPNGSLDKFLFTNDKPILNWNQRYSILRGVASGLLYLHEEWEQIVLHRDIKASNVLLDVNLNGRLGDFGLARLYDHGTTPQTTQLVGTLGYLAPEFTRTGKATTSTDVFSFGAFLLEVACGRRPISLGVSSEEAVLVDWVFEYWRRGSIREMRDRRLGDEYVVEELELVLKLGLLCSHPIPEARPSMRQVMQYLNGDAVFEDECLDGVGPSMAAARIHQGFADFVRLYPASPQNTQYHLLSGAEPILFGDH, via the coding sequence atGGCTTCATATCTCATACTCTTTCAATCTCtacttctctttcttttcatgaAATTCCCATATTCAGCTGAGCAAACCGTCAATTTCACCTACAACGGCTTTGGTGGTGCTAACATCAGCCTGGCTGGCTCTGCGTTCATCCACCCCAACGGCCTCCTGCAACTAACCAACACGTCCACCACTGTTCAGATAGGCCGTGCATTCCACCCATCTCCACTCAACTTCCGAAACTCCACGTCAGGTGATGTGTTCTCTTTCACGACTTCTTTCATTTCCGCCATCGTCCCAGGAGAGCCTAATTTGAGCGGTCATGGCATCGCTTTCGTCATCTCACCGTCGATGGACTTCCCAGGATCGATTGGAGGCCAGTATATGGGACTCTTCAATATTTCAAACATCGGCAATCCCTCAAACCATGTTTTCCTAGTCGAGCTCGATACAATTAAAAGCCCCGAATTCGAAGGTGTCGATAACAATCATGTGGGCATCGGCCTGAATAGCTTGAAGTCGAACACGTCAGCTACTGCAGTCTACTATGATAACGAAGAAGGCAAGAACAAGAGCTTAACCATTTTCAATGGAGAACCGATTCAAGTTTGGGTGGATTACGACGGAGTAGAGAAGAAACTCAACGTAACCGTTTCTCCTCCTGACGTTCCAAAACCTAATCGTCCTCTCCTCTCATCTCGCATTGATCTCTCGCCAATTTTCACGAAATCTATGTTCGTTGGTTTCTCCTCGGCCACAGGCATAATCACAGGGTCCCACTATATCCTTGGGTGGAGCTTCAAGATGAACGGACAATCACAACCACTCAATATCTCGATCCTTCCGTTGGTCCCACGCCGAAGAGAATCAGCAGGAAATCAGGTTTGGAAAATTGGGTTGTCATTGGCAGTATCAGTTCTTGTTCTGGTATCCGCTGTCGGAACTGTGTATATAGTCAGGAGGAAAAAATACGTAGAAATAAGGGAAGATTGGGAAAAAGAATATGGCCCACATCGATTCTCTTACAAGGATCTCTCCATTGCCACAAAAGGTTTCAGTGACAAAGAGCTCCTTGGGGCGGGCGGGTTCGGAAGAGTCTATAAAGGAGTTTTACCGGCATCTGGCGTACATGTTGCAGTGAAGGTGAAACGAGTCTCACTTGATCTGAATCAAGGTATAAAGGAGTTTGTATCGGAAATTGTGAGCATCGGCCGGCTCAGGCACAGGAACTTAGTGCAACTTCTTGGGTATTGCCGACGGAAGGGAGAGCTCATGTTAGTCTATGATTTCTTGCCTAATGGAAGCTTAGACAAGTTCCTCTTCACCAATGATAAGCCGATCCTTAACTGGAATCAACGATATAGTATTCTCCGTGGAGTAGCTTCGGGGCTTCTGTATCTACATGAAGAATGGGAACAGATTGTGTTGCATCGAGACATCAAGGCGAGCAATGTTCTATTAGATGTGAAtttgaatggacggttgggaGATTTCGGGCTTGCTCGGTTGTATGATCATGGGACCACTCCTCAGACAACTCAGCTTGTTGGGACTCTGGGATATCTTGCACCTGAGTTCACTCGAACTGGGAAGGCAACTACGAGCACTGATGTATTCTCGTTCGGAGCATTTTTGCTTGAGGTGGCTTGTGGGAGGCGGCCGATATCGTTGGGAGTATCGTCAGAGGAGGCAGTTTTGGTTGATTGGGTGTTTGAATACTGGAGGAGGGGATCGATTCGGGAGATGAGGGACCGTCGGCTTGGTGATGAGTATGTGGTGGAGGAATTGGAGCTGGTTTTGAAGCTGGGTCTGCTTTGCTCACATCCCATTCCGGAGGCAAGGCCGAGCATGAGGCAGGTTATGCAGTATTTGAACGGTGATGCTGTCTTCGAAGATGAATGCTTGGATGGTGTCGGTCCCAGCATGGCTGCGGCCAGGATTCATCAAGGGTTTGCTGATTTTGTTAGGTTGTACCCTGCATCGCCTCAGAACACACAATATCATTTACTGTCTGGTGCTGAACCGATTCTCTTCGGTGACCATTGA
- the LOC131244279 gene encoding uncharacterized protein LOC131244279: MAPKKTRSIRDLIPSVSAPLPDTPLPNPSIPEESGTAPDEQDENEVNEAGQAPPSPPPPVNMANVGPSTQLPLSPTTIRTNLAGPNVQPWDAAFGLIAQMVGMLKQQQEQFAVQWDMFSKLRPPVFKGISDPSIAEDWLKQIEKVLEAMNCPDDQKVRLTSFILQGEADVWWRAAKRMVPANYVWTWNEFQEKFREKHFPKAYRIQKMVEFSKLEQGSMSVAQYEAKFAELAGYVPKVMEDEDYKITKFEEGLRHNIRTKFCCVDVKKYSEVVDKALRAEQYTERFLKSRVQLKETRQRYRPTLTQHQPPEKKPRMEIQSSTPRTQERYFSGNCAYCGKYGHMAQVCRTKMRDMGITPLQQIPPRLQLPASSQPTSQTSQASHTQPPRPQQNQQNRPSPSIPQGQGNHPIRQQPSRARVYSISSKETLKENNNVVEGMIETHGTSIFVLFDSGATLSFISSSLVSRLRLKSEILDKQILVESPIGKSIILDKICKSIPLMIGDIPILANLIEMSMAGYDVILGMDWLTRNHATLDCYAKTVTFAAPGREPIMIQGKKKNEKIERVMTLIGNEKQEKTVDLIPVVQEYPEVFQDIPGLPPRREVDFGINLLPGSAPISMSPYRMTPIELKELKEQLEDLRSRGFIRPSTSP, translated from the exons atggcccctaagaagacACGTAGTATTCGTGATTTAATACCATCCGTAAGCGCACCTCTCCCAGATACTCCTTTACCAAATCCTTCTATTCCCGAAGAATCTGGAACAGCTCCTGATGAGCAAGACGAGAATGAAGTCAATGAAGCAGGGCAAGCTCCTCCATCGCCTCCTCCTCCAGTTAACATGGCAAATGTTGGACCTAGTACGCAACTCCCATTATCCCCAACCACTATTCGAACTAACCTCGCGGGACCAAATGTTCAACCGTGGGATGCTGCCTTTGGGTTGATAGCACAAATGGTGGGAATGCTAAAACAACAACAGGAACAGTTCGCCGTTCAATGGGACAT GTTTTCAAAGTTACGACCACCAGTATTCAAGGGTATATCTGACCCATCAATAGCAGAAGATTGGTTGAAGCAGATTGAGAAAGTACTAGAAGCCATGAACTGCCCTGATGATCAGAAAGTTAGACTAACGTCCTTTATTCTTCAGGGCGAAGCCGATGTATGGTGGAGAGCTGCAAAGAGAATGGTTCCAGCTAATTATGTGTGGACCTGGAATGAATTTCAGGAAAAGTTCCGTGAGAAACATTTTCCTAAAGCGTATCGCATccaaaaaatggtggaattttcaaaGCTAGAACAAGGTTCCATGTCAGTAGCCCAGTATGAAGCAAAATTTGCTGAATTAGCAGGATATGTGCCAAAAGTAATGGAAGATGAAGATTATAAGATTACAAAATTTGAAGAAGGGTTAAGACATAATATCAGAACAAAATTTTGTTGTGTGGATGTGAAGAAATACTCAGAAGTAGTCGATAAGGCCTTACGAGCAGAACAATATACAGAGCGGTTTCTCAAATCTCGTGTACAGTTAAAAGAAACAAGACAAAGATATAGGCCGACACTTACCCAACACCAACCACCAGAGAAGAAACCCAGAATGGAAATTCAATCATCAACACCAAGAACCCAAGAGCGATATTTTTCAGGAAATTGTGCGTACTGTGGTAAGTATGGTCACATGGCTCAGGTGTGCAGAACTAAGATGAGAGATATGGGTATAACGCCTCTTCAACAGATACCACCGCGATTGCAACTTCCAGCATCATCTCAACCAACAAGTCAGACATCACAAGCATCACATACCCAACCGCCTCGACCACAGCAGAATCAGCAAAATCGACCATCTCCATCAATTCCTCAAGGCCAAGGGAATCATCCCATCAGGCAACAGCCATCTCGTGCACGGGTTTATTCCATCTCATCTAAGGAGActctaaaagaaaataataacgtTGTGGAAGGTATGATCGAAACGCATGGTACTTCGATTtttgtattatttgattctggggctactttatcttttatttcatcgTCGTTAGTATCTCGGTTAAGATTGAAGTCAGAAATCCTAGATAAGCAAATTTTGGTAGAATCCCCCATCGGCAAGTCAATTATTTTGGACAAAATCTGTAAATCTATTCCCCTTATGATAGGTGATATTCCTATATTAGCTAATTTAATAGAAATGAGTATGGCGGGATACGATGTTATTCTCGGAATGGATTGGCTTACTCGAAATCATGCGACGTTGGATTGTTATGCGAAGACAGTTACTTTTGCAGCGCCAGGAAGAGAACCAATTATGAttcaggggaagaagaagaatgagaagatcgAGCGTGTTATGACATTGATTGGTAATGAGAAACAAGAAAAAACAGTGgatttgattccagttgtgcagGAATATCCTGAAGTTTTTCAAGATATACCAGGACTACCACCTCGACGAGAAGTGGATTTTGGTATCAATCTCTTACCAGGATCGGCACCAATATCTATGTCTCCATATCGAATGACGCCTATTGAATTGAAGGAACTGAAGGAGCAGCTGGAAGATTTGAGGTCCCGAGGATTTATTCGACCAAGCACTTCTCCTTAG